Part of the Candidatus Methylacidiphilales bacterium genome is shown below.
CACGAGAATGATTTGAAACAAATCCACCGCGATGTTTTCACCCCGGAGGCGTATTCCCGCAGTTGGGGCTGCCACAGCGGCGAGGAATATTCCGCAGTCTGGCTGCGCAGTTTTGGAATCCCGATGGTTGGAGCCATTGGAAAGACAGATTATTCGAACGGGGGGCTGCCTATTCTCTCCACAGCGGAAGGAAAATGGAGCCAGTGAAACTCCCCCAATATTTCATCATTTTCCTTCTGCCGGCTTTGCAGGGCGCTCTCGCGCAGGATAATGCCGTTCCTGCGGCTCCTGCTGAGCAGCCTTCCTCCACTCAATCTTCCACACCGGCCATTGAAACCACGCCTGCCGCTGCTGCTCCGGCAGAGCAACCGGCCAGTCCCGCAGCGCCGGAAACAACGCAGCCACCAGAGGCGCCAAAACCAGCCGCTCCAGCCGTAACTCCGAAGCCTGAACCGGTTGTTCCGCAAAGCTATGGTGATCGCACCGGGCAGGTCTATATCGGGCACCGGGCTGTTGTGGACCGCTATGCCGGTTGGGGTTGGATTTGGAAGGAAGGCGAGGGGTACCGGCGCGGGAAATGGGCGCTGATGCTGGAGGAACGCGGGGTATGCGTCGTGCCCGGACGCTTCCATTCAAGCATCGAAGCCGACAATGACATGGAGTACAAGATTTACGGCGAGTTCATGCCTTACAAAGGATATGAGCCAAATTATGATGTCTTTACCGATGTATTCCGCATCAAGGGTTTTGAGCTCATCGGCAAGGCGACGCGTCCCAATCTCAGGCCTCCGGCGCCGTCCGGGCACGCGCGTGGCAGCTCATCCTCGCGCCCGCACCAGGTAAGCATTGATTAGTGTGCTCTGAAGGTCACTTCGTCGAAAAAGCCGGTAGGGTATTCGCTCTTGATCGAAACGGGGTAGGACAATTTGTCCTTGTTCACTTCGGCGATGGAGCGGTACGCCAGAACAGCCAGCAGATTTTTTTCATCAACAGGTTTTTGATTCATCACGGTCACGGCGCCGGAGGCATTCACGTAAAAGCGGTATTTCACCTTCCCGGAGAGAGAGGATTGGCGGTATTGCTCCAGGTAGCTTTGCCAGTTGTTATAAATCCGTTCCTTGATTTTCCATCGATATTCCATGAAATTCGCAACGGCGTCCCCTTTCAATCGGGGGACTTCGACGGCTTCCTGAGCGGGGGTGTCTTTGGATGGGGTTCCTGTTGCGGCTTTGGCCGCCGCCTGCGTGTCCGTGGAAGACGGCTTGTTTGCATCTGCAGCGGCTGGGGTAGTTTGCTGCGCTCCTGCATGGATCACGCACAAGGCCCATATCGCCAGACAGCACAAATATTTCATAAACCAAGCACTAGCGAAAAGCCGGAGTCTGGAAAGAATAGAAAATGGGGGCCGTGAATAACCGCTTAAAGCTGAAGAGAACCACGGATGGATTTCCGACGCGACCGCGTCATTGCGAGGAGTCCGGCTCAGCCGGACGACGCGGCAATCCAGAGATTGTGGATCGTCACGGCCCAAAATGGGACTCGCGATGACGATTTATACGGCAGCGTTCCGCTTCTGCACGGTCATGTGACACATGTTATTCAGCCATTCGCCATCACCCGCTCCGCCAACTCCAGCCCGTTTTCCACACAATTTAGAACCGACACCCCGCCGCGGAAATTACCGCCAAAAAACAGGCCCGACGCCAGGGTCTCACACTCTTCCATAACCCGAATAAAATCCCCGTAACCGGGAATAATTTGCGGAATGGCGTTTCGCACGATCACTTCATTTTCAAGGACAGGCCGCCCCAAATCGCCCAGATAATCCCGCAGTTCCGTCAAAACAGTGTCGTGAAGTTTTTCGCAGCCCCAATCCATGACTTCAGGTTTTCCTGCGCCGCCCGCAAAGACGGTCAACAGCACATGATCAGGCGGGGCGCGGTCTGGAAACAGCGTGGAGGAAAAAATGACGCCCAACACAATTTTGCCTTCCCGTTCCGGCACCAAAAATCCAAATCCATCCAGGGGATGGGCAACATCTTTCCGCCGGAATCCCAGGTGCCGGATTCGCACCGAAGCGTAGGGTATCCTTCCCAGGGATTCCAGGCGTTGTTGGGGGACATCCTGGATGCGAAGCCCGGGCAGCGCATGCGCCGGGACCGTTACCACGACCGAGTCAAACAAAGCCGGTTCAGCCCCGGATTCCAAACCGACCCTCCACCGATTGCCTTCACGGGCGAGCGAGGCGACTCGTGTTTCCAATTTAAGGCTGTCGCCCATGACGTGTGCCAGTCTTTGTGGCAGAACCTCCATGCCGTTATTGAAGGAAACCATTTTTTTCCGGGTCCATGGCTTACCGGATTTCCAAAAAACTTTTTTGAGCATGCCCGCTGTTACGGAACCGCCCGACTTTTCGGCTTCGGCAAGCATCGGGAATGCGTGGCGCACGGAAAGATCCTCGGGACGCCCCGCATAGATTCCGCGGACAAAGGGATTGAACAGATAGTCCAGGGCCTCCCGCCCAAAACGGCGCCGCGCAAAATCCGCGAGGGACTCGTCTTCATCCCCGGTTTTTTTGGCAACGAACGGTTCCTTTAAAAATCGCAACTTTCCACTGGCGCTCAGAAACGGGGAGGAAAAGATCCCGATTGGCGAAGACGGCAGGCTGATCAATTGTCCGGCTTTTGCAATGAAACGTTTTTTGGCGCTTGCGTTGGCCGCGGCCACTTCGTTTTGCAGTTGCAGGGAATCGATCAGATCCTCCCAGGGTTTCCCGCCGGCCAGGATCGAGTTGGGGCCTGATTCCAGCAAAAAACCATCCGTCCGATTCGTGCGGATCACACCGCCGGGGGTTCGGGCGGCTTCAAAAATTGAAACAGCAAGCCCGCTTTTTTTTAACGCATGCGCAACAGTCAAACCCGTAATGCCGGCCCCGATAACCGCCACATGCTTCATGAAGGATTCTCGTTGTTCCATGTGGTGACGGCCTCCACCAGAGCCGCCACATTTTCCACTCCCGTGCCCGGTAAGAGGCCATGGCCCGTGTTAAAAATATGGCCCCGCTTTCCACGCATGGATTTCAGGAGATGGGTGGTCGCATCGCGGGTGACGTTCACATCGCCCAGCAACAACGCCGGGTCCAGATTCCCCTGGACCGCGATTTGCGCGGGCAGCCGGTCCCTGGCTTGGACCAGGTCCAGCGACCAGTCAAAACTTAAAACCTGTGCGCCGGTTGCGGCCAGCGCCTCCGCCTCGTGCCCCATGCTTTTGGCATAAAGAATGACCGGCGCCGTCCCATTGAGCGACTTCACAATTTTTTCAATCCATTGCAGGGAGGCTTCGCGGTAAATCGTCGCGGGGCACATTCCGGCCCAACTGTCGAAAATCTGGATCGCATCCGCTCCGGCCTCCACCAGCATCCGCGCGTAGCCGCAGCAAACTTCGGTTACCGACTCCAGCAATTTGTCGAACAAGGCCCGGTCGCTGTAGAACAGATTTTTTATTTGCACCAAATGGCCCGGTTTTCCGCCTTCGACCATATAGGCTGCGAGCGTCCAGGGGGAACCGCAAAAGCCGAGCAAAGCTGTTTTATCACCGAGTTCCTTGCGTACCAGGCGGACGGCTTGGCCCACATACTCCAGCCGTTTCAAAGCGCCGGTTGGTTCCAGCCGATTAAAATCCCCGGCTCCGCGCAGGCAAAATGACATCTCGATCCCGCCTTCGTCACGGAATGAGTAGGGTTGCCCCATGGCTTCCGGTATGACGAGAATGTCGGAAAAAATGATGGCCGCATCCAGGGGGAAGCGTTTCAACGGTTGCAAGGTGACTTCCGCAGCCAGCTCGGGGGTATGCGCCAGTTCCAGGAACGAATGTTTTTGTTTCAAGGCCCGGTATTCCGGAAGATAGCGCCCGGCCTGGCGCATCAGCCAGACGGGCGGGCGCTCCAGATTGTCCCCGTGGATGGCGGCCAAAAACCGTTCCCGTGAATTCAAGAACAACACCTCATGAGGGAATTCATCGGAACATACTCAACGGCCCGGGCCCGGCCCGCAATCGAAAAGTCAGCAGGCTGGATCGCCACGGTCCAGAAGACCACACACCCCGAAGCGCTCCGCCTTCTGCCCCTCTTGATAGAGGGGATTGGGCCTCGCGATGACGATTTTTGCCCGCGAAATGA
Proteins encoded:
- the hemE gene encoding uroporphyrinogen decarboxylase encodes the protein MAAIHGDNLERPPVWLMRQAGRYLPEYRALKQKHSFLELAHTPELAAEVTLQPLKRFPLDAAIIFSDILVIPEAMGQPYSFRDEGGIEMSFCLRGAGDFNRLEPTGALKRLEYVGQAVRLVRKELGDKTALLGFCGSPWTLAAYMVEGGKPGHLVQIKNLFYSDRALFDKLLESVTEVCCGYARMLVEAGADAIQIFDSWAGMCPATIYREASLQWIEKIVKSLNGTAPVILYAKSMGHEAEALAATGAQVLSFDWSLDLVQARDRLPAQIAVQGNLDPALLLGDVNVTRDATTHLLKSMRGKRGHIFNTGHGLLPGTGVENVAALVEAVTTWNNENPS
- the hemG gene encoding protoporphyrinogen oxidase; the protein is MEQRESFMKHVAVIGAGITGLTVAHALKKSGLAVSIFEAARTPGGVIRTNRTDGFLLESGPNSILAGGKPWEDLIDSLQLQNEVAAANASAKKRFIAKAGQLISLPSSPIGIFSSPFLSASGKLRFLKEPFVAKKTGDEDESLADFARRRFGREALDYLFNPFVRGIYAGRPEDLSVRHAFPMLAEAEKSGGSVTAGMLKKVFWKSGKPWTRKKMVSFNNGMEVLPQRLAHVMGDSLKLETRVASLAREGNRWRVGLESGAEPALFDSVVVTVPAHALPGLRIQDVPQQRLESLGRIPYASVRIRHLGFRRKDVAHPLDGFGFLVPEREGKIVLGVIFSSTLFPDRAPPDHVLLTVFAGGAGKPEVMDWGCEKLHDTVLTELRDYLGDLGRPVLENEVIVRNAIPQIIPGYGDFIRVMEECETLASGLFFGGNFRGGVSVLNCVENGLELAERVMANG